The sequence TGACCGCGTTCAGGAACGGCGGAGAACCGCGTTATAGATCGTCACCAGCGGCCGGGAGGAAGGTTAAAAACTTAAGAGTGACATGGCGAAAGACGGTACACAGATTCTTGTTGTGCTTTCGTTGCAAATTGTTTATACAGTCCCGAATGCAGCTCCTTGGTGTCTCCAAGGTGAATCCAGGTACCCATGGAAGCAAGGAGGGAGCTGCGGGGACACGCTGATCGCAGCAGAGGGCAAGGAGAACTTGCAGGCTTTTTCTCACTCGACGCAGCACGAGGGACCCATGCGGGCTATTGTCTCGTTCCGGCTGTTGTTGTTCCTTTTCGCGTCTCAAGTTCTCCATTCCACGACGCCACCCTGCTTATTGGCCTTTAACAGCCTAACCCCCCATGTTCTGTCCAGTCCAGTCATTTTATTCATGTGCATTCGTTCACATGACTGAGCAGGcgtgtatgcatatacatgcaaGCGCGTGCCACCACAGGTGTTTAATCAGCCCGGTTTCTCCAGCGCGTATGGACTCAAGACCTTTTGGGACGGGAAGGGTTTTGCTGAAGCAGGGATCAGGCAAGACTGAATTTGGCCTCTGTCAGTTTTTCTCGGCCATCAGGGAGTTTCTAGCAACTGCTGAGAGCTAGGGCGAGGAGGTAGTTTGATCAGGTTGCATGCTTCGCAACTGTGCTGCCGATGTTTACCGCAGCTTCTTGCCCCACATTGTCTCCCTTTGCTCACATATCTTCACCCTCTCCTCttttcttccctctctcaGACGGGTATTTGGTGTCTTTGTACGTTGAGCAGATGGCGTGGCCGTTGCCAATGAAGCGCGGGCTCTAGAATGCGAGCTCGCGTCGGGAACCTCTGTTTTTGCAAGACGTGTCCTTTTTTGTGGCATTCGTATCTTTCGAAGTCGTTTTCTCAAGATGTGCGGCTTCTGTCAGGAGACAAGCAGGCGGACTCTTGTTCCTCGTTTGGAAAAGCAGTCTTGTTGAAAACGACAGTGGCATTACAACAGCACTACCAGAGAAGAGCAGTGGTGGCTGGACAGCGGAACGCGCAGACTCACTCACTCATTACTCCGCAGTTTGTTCAGCGCGCAGTCGAGAAAGAACTATGCTAGTCGGCTTCTGATCCGAGACCTCACTGAGGCATGTTTTGTCATTCGTACGAAACAGTTGATTTTTTGCGGCAAGCGCCGCGTCAAGGCCCGAGATGTTGTGGAAGCATTTGCTGCGTAGAAAAAAAATCATTACGCCAACTCGATGCATTCACCGTAACCCGGTGAGAAGAGCAGATACTCCCAGACGAATTCAACTGCATGAATGAGGGTTATGCGAATAGACATGTATTTCTAGCAGACGAAGCGACCCACGGAATACATActgctatatatatatatatatatatatatatatatatatatatatatatatatagggtttagggtttatatatatatatatatatatatatatatatgtaggctCATACCGGTAAGGTGACAAGAAAACAATTCCTCTAGAGTTTGAATCGCTGTAAGCCGCTGCAGGGACTAGCTCTATAGAGAGTGCACGTGCCATGCGTGGGTGTGTAGTGGCTTCCATACTCCTATAAGTAGGTAAACTGTATGAGACAGAAACTCAGTTCCTTATTGGAGATGGAAAGACGCATCCGGGGATCGCAGATGCATGCGAGCGGGGTGAAGTTTACCATCGGCAACAGCCGTATTCTCAACAAGGCATTTAGCGAAGTCGTGCGTGTGTGCCTTCGTCGAACTGCATAGTCACAGGTTTCCTGTTCCTATAGATACTCAACGTTCTGATGACTACCAGCCGACCAGGTCGGTTGCGGCTTCCATTTTTTGCGGTTTCTCAGTCTCTCAAAAAGAAGGCACTTCCTCGCAGGCTGGGCTGATACGAAAATTGATAATCTTGGGGACGAAGCTGCATTTTCAGTGTGGAAGTCGGAATTCGTAAATGCGCTTCTAGCTGGATCAGCTAGGCTGCGATATAGCACTTCCACAGTTTTTCCCCTTGAGAGGTCGTGACTTTTCTCCACATTAGAATCAACTCTAAGTTCATTTACCAAAAGGCAAACCCCTTTTTTattggggggggggggggcaacAAACCATGAACACTGCCATTGGCCATTGATGTAGAGGCTGCGTCATACACACTTCGACTAACACCAAAGTTGAAAAAGAGTTTGGAGGGAGTCTCTTTTTTCTACTTTCCGTCCCTCTCTTTATTTTTTTGTCGAGTCTTGCGTCCCATGTCCGAATGTCAAGTTCTCGTTTGTATCCTGCCTAGTTCTCTTGTCGGCTCACGATGAACTACTTGACTTCTTGGCGACTTCCACGGCCCTGCACAAGAAAGGCAACTATCGAAGGTACTTGCACGAAAACGAATCTCTTCCACGAAATGCTGCGCATCTGGACGTCCTCCAGTGTCTGGACTCTAGTGTCTGTTTCGCTGGTATTTTCACGGGTGGCTAGCGGACAGTACTAGGAAGTGTGGGCGGGCACGCCAGCTGACCTTGTCACGAGGTCCGCATGAAAGCGATAAGGGACACAACGGCCAAAACTTGAGGATGTCTGTGACATGGAACAAGCATTGGGGAGCGTGTTTCTTTCCAAAGCTCCTCTAGTGCCTCCAGCGCATGGGATCGCCATGCCATGCATGTACTTACCCATGGTTAGAAAGGAAGTCGGCTGCGGACGGTAAACACTCTCTCACACCCCGCGAGGCACGGTTTTTGTGTGTCTCATGAGATGCTCTCTCACTCTGTGGTGGTGCATGAACTGTTGGAGGCGAATTACCGGCTGAGATGGGTAAAGACGTCTGACTTGAGAGTAAGCTCTTGCGCATGTCTGGTCCCTCGTCTTggtatagatatgtatacacGAATCACCAAACTCACATGCATGAGGAATATATCGCTTGACACAGCTTCTGATTATGTGACTGCCGCGACTGTGTCCGCGTTCGCTTACTCTTGGGAATTCCCACTTGCCAACCTCGTGGAAAAGGGAAGCTGCGGACCAGGTTCCGAacccgccagcgcgccgtcgTTTCGTGGTAGTGTCACCCTCTTTCCATGGCTTTGCagggggcgccgcggacgggcAAAAGAAGAACGCACAGATGCAtgtcgagggcgagcgcgatgAGCctgagacggcgacgagcaTAAACAGCGCATCCTTCCTCACCCATCCGTCACGATGGGCTATGTAAGCTCAGATCGCCTtccccgccgtcgccagtCCGCCGTAGGGGCGTCATGTATCGACCTGTTCCTGTGTGTCGGCATCCTCTGTGTACGAATCTGCGTAATGGGTTCTTAGCCTGCGTCTAGCGACAGACGTGGATGGGTTCCCGAGCTCCCGGATCTCGATTTGCATCTCTCCTCCGTGGCTCTCGCGGCAATCACCACTTTTTATTTCTGTATATCTCCGCTGTTTTCTCACAGCACGAGAGCACACACGAATGTACTGCAATCCAGCCCATACGGCTTGATGCGCCTGCGTTTCACGAGACTTTACAATGGCTGAACGGCTGCACGAGCGTTCGACTTGGAATTCTTGGCAAGAGTCAGAACTCCTGTAGGCAGGCGGAGAATAAATGACTgtcttttctgtctgccGTTCACTTCATGATACTGCAACTTCTATAAAAACGCGCGGTGCAGGACCCTGACAGCTGCACGGGCGTCGCTGGGAAACCAAGTGCTCCCCCTCGCTGTGAAGATGCCTGCAACCTGTGTAGATCTTTACGAGTGGCTGGCTGTAAAGAGTAAGTCACCTAACGAAAATGGCCTCACTTCTCGACTTCAGAACGTTTCCACCACAGGGACTATTACGTGCCGATGGACTCCAAAATATTTACTCCGCAATGAGCAGTGGGGATATATGTATAATGGTACTTAATGTGCGCCGACGCCAACAGAACTTTGCAAATGCGGACCCGAGCGCCTTATGCGTGGGAACGCGTGTTCTCAAAGCTCTTTCTTTTTGTTTGTTCCCTGGATACGCGATGGCCTCGGGATAATGCTACGCTGTGGTTGCCTTTTATTGCTGCGGTGGTCTCCTCTCACAGCGTTTGACGTTTTCAATGAAGTTCAGTTGGTGTGGAGCTTCGTTAAAGACCAATGCCACTGCCGGGGCTTCACAGCCGGAGAGTAAGTGCTTGCTGCGCAGAACTGCACTCAGTGACTAATCACAAGCGGAAACGCTTGGTCGCACGGCCGCCAGCGCTCTCGGCCCGCTTACAGAGGCAAGAGCCTATGTCTCGGTTGATGAACCATATACAGAAGGAAGATGGGACAGCTTTACTGCGGCGAAGCCCTAGGCAAGAAAAgtgtgtgtgtttgcgtTCATACGTGGATTCCTACCACCAGGTCGCTACAGTAGGCCGTCTGCCTCAGTTGAGGTACACGTCACATGTATGCGAGAGCGACCCGACGTGACTTTCCGGCATGGTGTTCCTGGGTTCTGCCCGTGTGCCGGTATGCCGGCAGGTGCATCCCTTTCCTCAGCAGCAGCGTATATGCCTGTGAAtgcctgcctctctcagCGCATGCTCCGGATATCTAAACACCGCTACGCGTGTCCAGTCCATTTGTGTGCATCAAGGCACGCGCAGTGGACCGGCGGTTGTTAAGGCTGACTTGTtttcgcctgcagacgcgtgcTCCCTGGAGCGCCGGGCGGCCTCGCCAACTATGCGAAGGAGTCTGTGCATCAGATTTGCGTCGGCCTCAGGAGCGTCCTGCAGGATCCGACGATCTTCGTTATCGAGCCAGGTGAGAAAGCCTCCGCACTCGCAGTTTTATCCATTTGGCCTGCGACTTGGTTGCTTGGTCGCGTATTTACggtcctctccttcctctcgctcgccgtaCACGGGGGTCGCCGGGACAAGAACGGGAATAGTCATCTGTGCTGGGGGGTTCTGTCGGGTGGAAACTCTTGCTGCTTGCGGAAAGCAGATCGCTGAGTGCAATCTACGCTGCGGTCGGGGTTCGCGCTTCGCTGTTTGTTTTTGAGAGCATAATTGGCGGGGTCGTTTCAGTGGGGATGGAAGCGCGTGGGGCAATGTCAGTATTCCGGCGTGAGGGATTCGCGTCCACACCCCGGAGGCGTGCATGTACCTTCGTGAGGCTGCACCACTAGGACAAAATTATTCTGACGTAAGGATGGCGCATCTAATGACACATCACGTCCGAAAATCAGTCGGTTCCTCCACACAATCACAAATGTCTCTCTGTCAtgcacagatatatatatatataggcatGTACGCACACGTGTGTAAGACACTCGGAAGGCCTCGCCACCGGCCAGCCGGCTGCTTGCATAGTCCTCACGAGGCCTTGAGAGCCGCTGGACTCTTTCACAGAAGTGACGCTTCGCGCAGTGTTCCGCCTTCGGTGTTTTACAGGGGTGCCGTTCCCAGCGGATTTCCCGCAGCACGTCAGCTGCATCTTGAGTCAGCTCATGCAGGTCTACTGTCATATCTACCGCCAGCATTTCGAGTTCTTGGTGGAAGTGAGTTGTGCGGCCTCACTTCAAGCTGAGCTGGGGCAGTTCCTCACCTCGCTCTGCCTTCCCCTTCAGCCTTATGCATGTGGAGATGCATGCTTTGCTGCCCGAGACATCGTTTTAGGGACGCGTGCCTACGTTGGCCGAGGTTTTCTGTTTCTCGACTAGGGTCCGCTTTGTCCTTTAGCCAAAAATAGACCCGAGCCTCTGCATTGCACTTCTTCGGAG is a genomic window of Besnoitia besnoiti strain Bb-Ger1 chromosome IV, whole genome shotgun sequence containing:
- a CDS encoding Mob1/phocein family protein (encoded by transcript BESB_056730), with the translated sequence MNYLTSWRLPRPCTRKATIEGGAADGQKKNAQMHVEGERDEPETATSINSASFLTHPSRWAMTLTAARASLGNQVLPLAVKMPATCVDLYEWLAVKTFDVFNEVQLVWSFVKDQCHCRGFTAGERVLPGAPGGLANYAKESVHQICVGLRSVLQDPTIFVIEPGVPFPADFPQHVSCILSQLMQVYCHIYRQHFEFLVETDTVAYVNCCFKHALLFGNEFQLITERDVAPVANLVKIFLGQAQQERHTSRGAGNCVPSVEGKARDRGPQCAAFSPHRHHSVRGKGELELPESQTTTCADGSSDKSPRSSEASF